The following is a genomic window from Paenibacillus sp. FSL R5-0766.
TTTTAATGAACGATGGGTTGGATATCACCGTGCTATGCTGGAGGCGGGGTTGCAGGTCGACCTCTCCCATTGCATCGTAGACAATGATCGCCTGTTTTCCAAGCCAGGATGGTTGAACCAGCGAGTGGCAGAACTGGCATCCCTACCTTCCGCCTACGTATGCGCTAATGACTTTATAGCAGTTGATCTGATCAGGGCGTTAAAAGATAGAAATGTCGCTGTGCCACAGGATATTGCGATATGCGGATTCGATAATGCACCCCAATCTCGAATTATTGAGCCAGCATTAACGACGGTTCATATTTATAGCAATGAGATGGGCATTAAGACTGCGGAGATGCTATTATCCCGGATTAATAGCCCGACACAGCCGTATCAGGTCTCACACATTGTGACCAAACCCATCATCAGGGAGTCCACACCAGCAATCATGGCCGATCATTCTCAGATGATTCATAGTTCTGCAAAATAAAAAAAAACGTATGTCTCACGAGTAACAGCTCGTGAAGCATACGTTTTTTGGTGGTTTCGATTTGGTTGGATGAAAACTCTATCCTATCCATTCCATCGCTCCCTAGATAAAAATCATCTCGCGATTAGATCTCTTTCAAGATGCCTTTTACAAGTCCGATAAAGGTTGTTTTCACTTGCGCAGCCACTTCAATAACTTCATCATGACTTAACGGCTGATCCAGAATACCACAGGCCATGTTGGTCAGACAGGAAATGCCTAGTACCTTCATACCGCCATGAATGGCAACAATGGCTTCAGGTACCGTGGACATACCCACTGCATCCGCACCCATCGTACGAATCATGCGAATCTCCGCTGGTGTCTCATATGCCGGGCCACTCCACCATGCATAGACACCTTGCTGCAGGCCAACATTCTGCTCTTCTGCAACCTTAAGGGCAATGCTGCGCAGTTCGCGATTGTATACCTGTGATACGTCTGGGAAACGAACACCCAGTTCGGCGTTATTCGGCCCCATCAACGGGTTATTGCCTACCAGGTTAATATGATCTGTAATGAGCATCAGTTGACCCGGCTCAAAGCTTGTGTTGATGGCTCCGCAGGCATTGGTGATAAGCAATTGCTCGACACCCAGCGCCTTCATGATCCGAACCGGGAAAGTCACTTCGTCCAGTGTAAAACCTTCATAATAATGAAGGCGGCCTTTCATCGCTACAACCGTTTTGCCCATCAGTTCACCAATAACCAATTCATT
Proteins encoded in this region:
- a CDS encoding purine-nucleoside phosphorylase, whose protein sequence is MHQSAHIQEARDYILNRIHTKPAVGMILGSGLGALADEIENATVIPYTDIPYFAQSEAIGHANELVIGELMGKTVVAMKGRLHYYEGFTLDEVTFPVRIMKALGVEQLLITNACGAINTSFEPGQLMLITDHINLVGNNPLMGPNNAELGVRFPDVSQVYNRELRSIALKVAEEQNVGLQQGVYAWWSGPAYETPAEIRMIRTMGADAVGMSTVPEAIVAIHGGMKVLGISCLTNMACGILDQPLSHDEVIEVAAQVKTTFIGLVKGILKEI